The Doryrhamphus excisus isolate RoL2022-K1 chromosome 18, RoL_Dexc_1.0, whole genome shotgun sequence genome contains a region encoding:
- the si:dkey-19e4.5 gene encoding UBA_like_SF and PTH2 domain-containing protein: protein MNMEPPKQASPDSGCQDVNPVFLQQLRELDIPEEAAKQALLHTRNVSAEEAAMYYFNKLENEEEGDEDLMFKMVFVVNMDLAMGVGKVAAQVGHAAVGLYQTLQEKNSWREMAWKWDHSGAKKIVLQGTNVAHLLELQALAMSLSLPTYLVQDAGLTQVESGSRTVLAIMGEEEMVNNVTGSLKLL from the exons ATGAATATGGAGCCACCAAAGCAAGCAAGTCCAGACTCTGGTTGTCAGGATGTCAATCCAGTGTTTCTTCAACAACTTAGAGAGCTGGATATTCCAGAAGAGGCAGCTAAACAG GCACTCCTGCATACTCGGAATGTTTCTGCTGAGGAGGCGGCCATGTACTACTTCAACAAACTGGAGAATGAG GAGGAGGGAGATGAGGACCTGATGTTCAAAATGGTGTTTGTGGTCAACATGGACCTTGCTATGGGAGTTGGAAAG gTAGCGGCGCAGGTTGGCCATGCCGCTGTGGGATTGTACCAGACTTTGCaggagaaaaacagctggaGGGAGATGGCCTGGAAGTGGGACCACAGTGG AGCCAAGAAGATTGTGCTCCAAGGTACCAATGTGGCTCATCTGTTGGAGCTCCAGGCCTTGGCCATGAGCCTCAGTCTACCCACTTACCTGGTCCAGGATGCAGGGCTTACTCAG GTGGAGTCTGGTTCCCGCACTGTCCTGGCTATAATGGGTGAGGAGGAAATGGTGAACAATGTGACTGGGAGTCTGAAGCTGCTGTGA